The Haemorhous mexicanus isolate bHaeMex1 chromosome 35, bHaeMex1.pri, whole genome shotgun sequence genome window below encodes:
- the LOC132341054 gene encoding autophagy-related protein 2 homolog A-like, whose translation MGSRRSVAEVRGRGRKRRSVAVPVPIPVPVPIPVPEPLPVRARSRRRGRSRCRLRCRGRSRRGFRSRCPAGAAAMPRWARGWPEALKARAARYALQRWLGPFLEEPLRLEQLGLDLRGGTGTLRELRLRAAAVDELLAAAAAPLELREGGLGAVTVTVPWAQLGSEPVRLRLQRLRLVLRPRPPGSPGPGSPPPGGSQQGRDPPPEPPPLEGLEALAVTIDTVLRRLQVLLEDTELRLELPPQPGGGPGGGPGAAPAQVPVSPPVLAALLPGPSELCLRLKQNENVPGPGVELEGKVGALHLLLPPPLLGTLRGLLGALDPPGAPPGGRSRPLGPQDLALIERELSRGLRGGVQPPEPLRGGPRHRAVLLHDGVPGGGGTALPPPRRPPRAAPPPALRAAPGPAAPPPTAAPPQVTLGTLTAVLPEPGGPPCPAHQRLWAELCDGHAHPTWDRALPFPHLRLSAGGVQLWLSWGAAGGPRGGLSLARLELQEELPGAEPDHIQVLRFPTPPAEGPAQPVLRLRWGPPGPAPPGAPPLPKTPQFPPDPRAPQGPPPPLELGVQLSPPEAELDLGLLERLGPALEAVLGHAHPGRDTPTAQDAPPDEVQWAWPLVRWAVPGAGLRLWLPLTDLRPAPLRAPPPRLRPESLWVGLGGARGWVGPVGGAIACDHLEVTYEAEDMGTLPCLRAEPGPGPGGVPSVPTLEVTVAATPPQGPSPGPPPTPFSARRSIYESHELVLPGTPEELGAFVGGALGGAPWSLQVTLPRAHLSLSTPELLQRLYNRINNDLLLWDPSGPAPSAGPTLHGDHAPSEDSAPLEDSTHSEGPTPFKPCRSGLGTDSEEEEEDDEGPGGSLQDLGDLGDPPGPRQSGGAILVTVPWGCVTAECPPAGGLPGSRLVLELGEGRLCVLPRPGGQRGLTRAGADARSLRLLHGPVPAEGEGTPPPLFPTLVPWEEPAPPPGAPPPPRMMALALSGHLSPRGDTKELEVALALEGLMLRHRPDPPGTPWYRQLLALLALEDEPVLGYTAPTPLTQLHLHLQRCGLDYRPPLPLRVLVTAETLSVTCGSGPDPRPGGLRLLVDDGSVFLSERCGEGLDLQRDFVSVLDVDFLELLLSTGRGGDGEGGAPPPEELLVAPARLRGRTCADSAAAIARLLQHLGAPPGPPPGPGTPAPPAPPGAAKERPPGQEEPPPGGEQAAPAPINQQDLADALRDPPGTPPGDPRTAGQAPPPPAPPRVAVPVPGGGGGLRPGPPPSPPGGGGAGPAPEPGPAPEPGPVLEPEPEGFCVLEAPESPEPACPRVRWLSPGPLRIVPGHFGVPRGGAGTGCAPPPGLPPPPHPPAPARPQPHLGALRGGGDFGPAPHRPRPRSAGPAPPRWRCQGGPGRVQEQLMELYLGKVCLQHETYLAAPGGCPGGPRGGVLGPGETPTSRLVLLVPELELRDRLGGGQRAPPSAATPGGAPPPAAPPR comes from the exons ATGGGGAGCCGCAGATCCGTAGCGGAAGTGCGTGGGCGGGGCCGGAAGCGGCGCTCTGTGGCCGTGCCGGTGCCGatcccggtgccggtgccgatCCCGGtgccggagccgctcccggTTCGGGCCCGATCGCGgcgccggggccgctcccggtGCAGATTGCGGTGTCGGGGCCGCTCCCGGCGCGGGTTCCGCTCCCGGTGCCCTGCCGGTGCCGCGGCGATGCCGCGCTGGGCGCGGGGCTGGCCCGAGGCGCTCAAGGCCCGCGCCGCCCGGTACGCGCTGCAGCGCTGGCTCGGGCCCTTCCTGGAGGAGCCGCTGCGGCTCGAGCAGCTCGGGCTGGACCTGCGGGGAGGCACCGGGACCCTGCGGGAGCTGCGGCTGCGGGCGGCG GCCGTGGACGAGCtgctggcggcggcggcggcgccgctgGAGCTGCGCGAGGGCGGCCTCGGGGCCGTGACGGTCACCGTGCCctgggcccagctgggctccgAGCCCGTGCGGCTGCGGCTGCAGCGCCTGCGCCTCGTGCTGCGGCCCC gccCGCCGGGGTCCCCAGGGCCGGGGTCGCCCCCCCCAGGGGGGTCGCAGCAgggccgggacccccccccagagCCGCCCccgctggaggggctggaggcgCTGGCAGTGACCATCGACACAG tgctgcgccgcctgcaggtgctgctggaggacaCCGAGCTCCGCCTGGAGCTGCCCCCGCAGCCCgggggggggcccggggggggccctggagctgcacctgcccag gtgcccgtgtccccccccgTGCTGGCCGCTCTCCTGCCGGGCCCCTCGGAGCTGTGCCTGCGCCTGAAGCAGAACGAGAACGTGCCGGGcccaggg GTGGAGCTGGAGGGGAAGGTGGGGGccctgcacctgctgctgcccccccccctgctggggaccctgcgggggctgctgggggcccTCGACCCCCCCG gtgccccccccGGGGGTCGCAGCCGCCCCCTGGGCCCCCAGGACCTGGCGCTGATCGAGCGGGAGCTgagccgggggctgcggggggggGTGCAACCCCCCGAGCCCCTCCGGGGAGGACCCCGACACCG AGCTGTTCTACTCCATGAcggggtccctggggggggggggacagcgcTGCCCCCTCCGAGGAGACCCCCACgggcagcccctcccccagccctgcg ggcagcccccggccccgccgcccctccccccacagCTGCGCCCCCCCAG GTgaccctggggaccctcaccGCCGTCCTGCCCGAGCCGGGGGGACCCCCCTGCCCCGCCCACCAGCGCCTCTGGGCGGAGCTCTGCGATGGACACGCCCACCCCACCTGGGACCGCGCCCTGCCCTTCCCCCACCTCAG gctCTCTGCGGGGGGGGTccagctctggctgtcctggggggctgcgggggggcCCCGTGGTGGGCTCTCGCTCGCccgcctggagctgcaggaggagctgccgGGGGCGGAGCCTGACCACATTCAG GTCCTGCGTTTCCCCACCCCCCCGGCTGAAGGCCCCGCCCAGCCCGTGCTCCGCCTCCGCTGGGgcccccctggccctgccccccCTGGGGCCCCGCCCCTTCCCAAG accccccaattcccccctgACCCCCGCGCCCCCCAgggccccccccccccgctggagctgggggtgcagctGAGCCCCCCCGAGGCCGAGCTGGACCTGGGGCTGCTCGAGCGCCTCGGCCCCGCCCTCGAGGCCGTCCTGGGCCACGCCCACCCTGGCCGGGACACGCCCACAGCGCAGGATGCGCCTCCTGATGAG GTGCAGTGGGCGTGGCCCCTGGTGCGGTGGGCGGTGCCAGGGGCGGGGCTgcggctgtggctgcccctgacTGACCTGCGCCCCGCCCCCCTACGTGCCCCTCCCCCCCGGCTCCGCCCTGAGAGCCTCtgggtggggctgggtggggccCGGGGCTGGGTGGGGCCGGTGGGCGGGGCCATTGCCTGCGACCACCTGGAGG TGACGTACGAGGCCGAGGACATggggaccctgccctgcctgcgCGCCGAGccggggcccggcccggggggcgTCCCCAGCGTGCCCAC GCTGGAGGTGACAGTGGCTGCGACCCCTCCCCAGGGCCCCTCCCCCGGGCCCCCCCCGACCCCGTTCTCCGCCCGGCGCAGCATCTACGAGAGCCACGAG ctggtgctgcccGGGACCCCCGAGGAGCTGGGGGCGTTCGTGGGCGGGGCCCTGGGCGGGGCCCCCTGGAGCCTGCAGGTGACGCTGCCCCGAGCACACCTGAGCCTGAGCACCCCCGAGCTGCTGCAGCGCCTCTACAacag gatcAACAACGacctcctgctctgggacccgtctggccccgccccctcagCTGGCCCCACCCTCCATGGAGATCACGCCCCCTCAGAGGACTCCGCCCCTTTGGAGGACTCCACCCATTCAGAAGGCCCCACCCCCTTCAAGCCCTGCAggtctgggctgggcacag actcggaggaggaggaggaggatgatgaaggccccggggggtccctgcaggaccttggggaccttggggacccccccgggcCCCGCCAGAGCGGCGGCGCCATCCTGGTCAccgtgccctggggctgtgtcaccGCCGAGTGTCCCCCCGC ggggggGCTGCCGGGCTCGcggctggtgctggagctgggggaggggcggctGTGTGTCCTGCCCCGCCCGGGGGGGCAGCGGGGCCTGACCCGGGCCGGGGCCGACGCGCGGAGCCTGCGGCTGCTGCACG gaccgGTGCCCGCGGAGGGGGAGGGGACgccccccccccttttccccaccctgGTGCCCTGGGAGGAGCCCGCGCCCCCCCCCGgcgcccccccgcccccccggaTGATGGCGCTGGCGCTGAGCGGGCACCTGAGCCCCCGCGGGGACACCaag gagctggaggtggcCCTGGCCCTGGAGGGGCTGATGCTGCGGCACCGGCCcgacccccccgggaccccctggTACCGCCAG ctgctggccctgctggccctggaggaCGAGCCGGTTTTGGGGTACACGGCCCCCACGCCCCTGACCCAGCTGCACCTGCACCTGCAGCGCTGCGGCCTCGACTACAG gccgcccctccccctgcgggtgctggtgacagccgagaccctgagtgtcacctgtggGAGCGGCCCCGACCCCCGCCCGGGGGGGCTCAG gCTGTTGGTGGATGACGGCTCCGTGTTCCTGAGCGAGCGCTGCGGGGAGGGGCTGGACCTGCAGAGGG ATTTCGTCTCCGTGCTCGACGTCGatttcctggagctgctgctgagcaccgGGAGGGGGGGGGACGGCGAGGGGGGGGCg CCCCCccccgaggagctgctggtggcccCCGCCCGGCTGCGGGGCCGCACCTGCGCCGACAGCGCCGCCGCCATCGCCCgcctgctgcagcacctgggcgcccccccgggacccccccccggccccgggacccccgcccCACCGGCCCCCCCGGGGGCAGCCAAGGAGAGACCCccggggcaggaggagccccccCCGGGGGGAGAGCAG GCCGCCCCCGCCCCCATCAACCAGCAGGACCTGGCGGACGCCCTGagggacccccccgggaccccccccggggacccccggACCGCCG gccaggccccgccccccccggcccccccccgTGTCGCTGTACCTGTTcccgggggagggggggggctCCGCCCGGgcccccccccgagcccccccgggGGGGGcggtgccggccccgcccccgagcccggccccgcccccgagCCCGGCCCCGTCCTCGAGCCCGAGCCCGAGGGGTTCTGCGTGCTGGAGGCGCCCGAGAGCCCCGAGCCC gcctgTCCCCGCGTGCGCTGGCTGTCCCCCGGGCCCCTGCGCATCGTCCCCGGCCATTTCGGGGTCCCgcgggggggggcggggacCGGCTGCGCCCcccccccggggctgcccccccccccacacccGCCTGCTCCTGCGCGACCTCAGCCTCACCTGGGCGCTCTTCGGGGGGGCGGGGACTTCGGCCCCGCCCCGCACAG
- the LOC132341053 gene encoding protein enabled homolog, with translation MEEEEEEEEEGGQEPRAAAAARGPPLERAELDALREQMDRLQAQFLRSQHQNRTLEERLRGLAQSMALERAALSRHVAEVLQRVLGTPPAPGTPPRDTVAAWGGAEDEDEEGGEGPLLPPPRLQRPPGGGGAAALSPSPTPNPFPRPSPTPSIKDRDPSPTPS, from the exons GAGCCGCGAGCGGCCGCAGCAGCGCGGGG acccccccttGAACGGGCGGAGCTGGACGCGCTGCGGGAGCAGATGGACAG GCTCCAGGCCCAGTTCCTGCGCTCGCAGCACCAGAACCGAACCCTGGAGGAGCGGCTGCGGGGGCTG GCCCAGTCCATGGCGCTGGAAAGAGCCGCCCTGAGCCGCCACGTGGCCGAGGTGCTGCAGAGggtcctggggaccccccccgcgcccgggacccccccccgggACACG gtGGCCGCGTGGGGCGGGGccgaggatgaggatgaggaggggggggaggggccgctGCTGCCCCCCCCCCGCCTTCAGAGACCCcccggggggggcggggccgctgccctgagcccctcccccaccccaaatcccttcccCCGCCCATCCCCCACCCCCTCAATAAAGGATCgagacccctcccccaccccatcGTGA
- the ARL2 gene encoding ADP-ribosylation factor-like protein 2 has translation MGLLTILKKMREKERELRLLVLGLDNAGKTTLLKRLNGEDVGGTSPTLGFNIKTLEHRGFQLHVWDVGGQSSLRSYWRNYFESTDGLVWVVDSSDHERLRLCARELRALLKEERLAGASLLVFANKQDLPGALPAGDIRQALELDSIRSHRWRLQGCSAFTGRDLLPGLDWLLDDIGARLCPPD, from the exons ATGGGGCTCCTGACGATCCTGAAGAAAATGCGCGAGAAGGAGCGAGAGCTGCGGCTGCTCGTGCT GGGATTGGACAACGCCGGTAAGACGACGCTGCTGAAGCGGCTGAACGGGGAGGACGTGGGCGGCACCTCCCCCACGCTGGGCTTCAACATCAAAACCCTGGAGCACCGCGG GTTCCAGCTGCACGTGTGGGACGTGGGCGGGCAGAGCTCTCTCCGCTCCTATTGGCGCAATTACTTCGAGAGCACGGACGGGCTGGTCTGGGTGGTGGACAGCAGCGACCACGAGCGGCtcaggctgtgtgccagggagcTGAGAGCCCTGCTCAAGGAGGAG cGCCTGGCCGGGGCCTCCCTGCTGGTGTTTGCCAACAAACAGGACCTGCCGGGGGCGCTGCCGGCCGGGGACATCCGCCAG GCCCTGGAGCTGGACTCCATCCGCAGCCACCGCTGGcgcctgcagggctgctcggCCTTCACCGGCCGCGACCTCCTGCCCGGGCTGGACTGGCTGCTGGACGACATCGGGGCCCGCCTGTGCCCCCCCGACTGA